In a genomic window of Rhinoderma darwinii isolate aRhiDar2 chromosome 10, aRhiDar2.hap1, whole genome shotgun sequence:
- the APOE gene encoding apolipoprotein E: MKWTLLLLAIGLLAGAQARSLFKDEPRNKWESALDSFWQTLNKVEEAADDATLRMRDSQFGKELDGLIKETLEELSIYADDMKSKVGPMAQDAQQRFNDEVSALADKLKNDMEDSKSRTIQYSGDLRSMFDQNIEDVQGKVSMYMKKLKKRLAKDSEDLKQKLSQYGEDLSKNTQEKVENIRKSIEPYVSNLKKKGQERLQSLKDAMDEQGKQLRDRFASVAKDVQNKVKKMASDVKSSVDKVSEQMRKWFNPSVDNLRNQLQNLSKSLQNKKQ, from the exons ATGAAGTGGACTCTTCTACTCTTGGCCATTGGGCTCCTGGCAG GAGCCCAGGCCCGATCACTATTCAAAGACGAACCCAGGAACAAATGGGAGTCTGCCCTGGACAGCTTTTGGCAGACGCTGAACAAAGTGGAGGAGGCCGCAGATGATGCCACTTTAAGGATGAGAGATTCTCAGTTCGGCAAGGAACTTGA TGGACTTATCAAAGAAACTTTGGAAGAACTTAGCATTTATGCTGATGACATGAAGAGTAAGGTCGGCCCCATGGCCCAGGATGCTCAACAACGTTTCAACGATGAGGTCTCTGCTCTGGCTGATAAACTGAAGAATGACATGGAAGATTCAAAGTCTCGGACCATCCAGTATTCTGGAGACCTGCGGTCCATGTTTGACCAGAACATTGAAGACGTCCAAGGAAAAGTTAGTATGTACATGAAGAAGTTAAAGAAACGTCTTGCAAAAGATAGCGAAGATCTTAAGCAAAAGCTCAGCCAATATGGAGAAGACCTTAGCAAGAACACTCAGGAAAAGGTAGAAAACATCCGTAAAAGTATTGAACCCTATGTATCCAACCTGAAGAAAAAGGGACAAGAACGTCTTCAGTCTCTAAAAGATGCCATGGATGAACAAGGGAAACAACTCAGAGATAGATTTGCCTCTGTGGCAAAAGATGTCCAGAACAAAGTCAAGAAGATGGCTTCAGATGTAAAGAGCAGTGTAGACAAAGTGTCAGAGCAGATGCGAAAGTGGTTCAACCCTTCCGTAGACAACCTCCGTAACCAGCTTCAAAATCTGTCCAAGAGTCTGCAAAACAAGAAGCAATAA